One genomic window of Candidatus Nitrospira inopinata includes the following:
- a CDS encoding VirB4 family type IV secretion/conjugal transfer ATPase codes for MRTRAALTQAAAAQIPASDYIPLGTAITPTVITLTGGEYLACWKLDGITFETADRSEVLLRKEALHQFLRSLGGGSFAVWSHKIRRVVTERLHGTSPNPFCQSLSDRYYQSFTQHRQMATELYLSLLYRPFPSKVASFFTRMSTRTLAQRREHETAQLTILEDMGKQLEASLSRYGPTRLGTHVKQDILYSDQLAFLSYLINGVWEEIPLRPAPLASYLPSSRLHFGDRTGMMEIWHPRERKFAGFLDMQEYPPFSEPGMNNGLLYSDAEYIETQSFSCLNKRAALKSLATQKGHLIASEDAATREIEQMDQAADDLQSGLIDLGQYHYSLAIFGHRMESVSTALADARAVFQDGPGFKMARVDVIPECAWFAQIPGNWSLRPREAVITSRNFVCLSPFHNFARGKRAGNPWGEALALFKTPSGQPYYFNFHVSPEDRDSRDEKYPGNTFICGSTGVGKTALELSLLAFATKYQGLRCVVFDKDRGAEIGIRAMGGTYQSLKRGMPTGFNPLQLEPNPNNWQFCEQLVAQLVKQPGNEIPQLTAKEQSEISHAVRTVMSESVSPDLRCVSLLRQNLPATGDQSVRARLKRWTRGHALGWAFDNPNDTHEISGARLFGYDYTDFLDDPEVRTPIMAYLLHLTERLITGEPFIYVMEEFWKPLQDPLFADFAFNKQKTIRKQAGLGVFVTQSPSDVLRHPIGKTMVEQSVTQIFLPNPRADHDDYVQGFKVTEAEFHIIKNLGEASRLFLVKQGHSSAIVQFDLGGMTDLLNVLSGTTDNVTLLDTIRKEVGDDPTDWLPLFHERIAARKRLRHEHERGVV; via the coding sequence AGTTTCTCCGATCTTTGGGCGGCGGTTCCTTCGCCGTCTGGTCGCATAAAATTCGGCGTGTCGTGACCGAGCGGTTGCATGGCACCTCGCCTAATCCGTTCTGCCAAAGCTTGAGCGATCGTTACTATCAGTCCTTCACTCAGCACCGACAAATGGCGACGGAGCTGTACCTGTCCCTGCTCTACCGACCGTTTCCTTCCAAGGTCGCGAGCTTCTTCACTCGCATGTCCACGCGCACCCTGGCCCAACGACGAGAGCATGAGACCGCACAGCTGACCATCCTAGAAGACATGGGCAAACAGCTCGAAGCGAGTCTGAGTCGCTATGGGCCCACCCGCCTCGGCACCCATGTGAAACAGGACATCCTGTACTCCGACCAGCTAGCCTTTCTGAGCTACCTCATCAACGGAGTGTGGGAGGAAATCCCCCTGCGCCCGGCACCGCTGGCCTCGTACCTCCCCTCGTCTCGCCTGCACTTCGGCGACCGGACGGGCATGATGGAAATCTGGCACCCGCGCGAGCGGAAATTCGCCGGGTTTCTCGACATGCAGGAGTACCCGCCGTTCTCTGAGCCGGGCATGAACAACGGCCTGCTCTATAGCGACGCCGAGTACATCGAGACCCAGAGCTTTTCATGCCTCAACAAGCGCGCAGCTCTCAAATCGCTCGCCACCCAGAAAGGACACTTGATCGCCTCGGAAGACGCGGCGACGCGTGAGATCGAACAGATGGACCAGGCCGCGGACGATCTGCAGAGCGGACTCATCGATCTGGGCCAGTACCATTACAGCCTGGCGATCTTTGGCCACAGGATGGAATCGGTCAGCACCGCGCTCGCCGACGCCCGGGCCGTCTTTCAGGACGGGCCGGGGTTCAAGATGGCGCGGGTCGATGTGATCCCCGAATGTGCCTGGTTCGCCCAGATCCCGGGCAACTGGAGCCTGCGACCGCGCGAAGCCGTCATCACCAGCCGGAACTTTGTCTGTCTCAGTCCCTTTCACAACTTCGCCCGTGGCAAACGAGCAGGCAATCCCTGGGGCGAAGCCTTGGCCCTGTTCAAGACTCCAAGCGGGCAGCCGTACTATTTTAATTTCCACGTGTCACCGGAGGACCGTGATTCACGCGACGAGAAGTATCCGGGCAACACCTTTATCTGCGGCAGCACCGGGGTAGGCAAGACTGCGTTGGAACTGAGCCTCTTGGCCTTCGCGACCAAGTACCAGGGACTCCGCTGTGTGGTTTTCGACAAAGATCGCGGCGCGGAGATCGGAATCCGAGCCATGGGTGGGACGTATCAGTCCCTGAAACGTGGCATGCCGACCGGCTTTAATCCCTTGCAGCTCGAACCCAACCCTAACAACTGGCAATTCTGCGAACAGCTCGTGGCCCAACTCGTGAAGCAGCCTGGTAACGAGATTCCACAGCTCACCGCGAAGGAGCAGAGCGAGATCAGCCATGCCGTGCGGACTGTGATGAGTGAATCGGTCTCACCGGACCTGCGTTGTGTGTCCCTCCTCCGCCAGAATCTGCCTGCGACTGGCGACCAGAGTGTGAGGGCACGGTTGAAGCGATGGACCCGTGGTCACGCGCTGGGCTGGGCCTTCGACAATCCAAACGATACACACGAGATCAGCGGCGCACGATTATTTGGCTACGACTATACGGACTTTCTGGACGATCCCGAAGTTCGCACCCCGATCATGGCCTATCTACTCCATCTCACCGAACGGCTGATCACGGGCGAGCCCTTCATCTATGTCATGGAGGAATTCTGGAAGCCGCTGCAGGACCCGCTGTTCGCAGACTTCGCCTTCAACAAACAAAAGACCATCCGCAAACAAGCCGGCCTCGGCGTCTTTGTGACGCAATCGCCCTCGGACGTACTGCGACACCCGATCGGCAAAACGATGGTGGAGCAAAGCGTGACCCAGATCTTCTTACCCAATCCGCGTGCCGATCATGATGACTATGTCCAAGGCTTCAAGGTTACGGAAGCGGAATTTCACATCATCAAAAACCTCGGGGAAGCAAGCCGTCTGTTTTTGGTAAAGCAGGGCCACAGCTCGGCGATCGTGCAATTCGACCTGGGTGGCATGACGGATCTGTTGAATGTCCTCTCCGGCACGACCGACAACGTGACGCTGCTGGATACGATCAGAAAGGAAGTGGGCGACGATCCCACAGACTGGCTCCCCCTATTCCATGAACGCATCGCGGCGCGGAAACGTCTCCGGCACGAGCACGAAAGAGGAGTCGTGTAG
- a CDS encoding type IV secretion system protein: MGMATYIEQSVNNALDHYVVTSSDAVIGVLTPVAVGAMTLYVMWTGFQVMRGDVQEPVTALVWRWFRVALITGLTLNGPQYRSLVKDGLDGIQEAFASAFGGVLSMGGTIDQMADPFTTLMETLFTEASSGLVPQFSLFIAGAICATASIVMAFVAMGLFLVAKVSLALLLAVGPAFIFCAMFPVTQRYAENWLSSALVAVFTNVLIMAVITFLASLLRNACLHVLSAYSASSILADVVGLLFLSITAAYILLHVASLGASLAGGLSLGNPGGDATRSGMMLLHSVTSGLSRLVPLALSSTGGSLSGPRTGAARLLSALPAGNPQPGSDLYQRASMERLRNSVSRKE; the protein is encoded by the coding sequence ATGGGCATGGCGACCTACATCGAACAGTCGGTGAACAACGCGTTGGACCACTATGTCGTGACCTCCAGCGATGCCGTGATCGGAGTGCTCACGCCGGTCGCCGTAGGCGCCATGACGCTCTATGTGATGTGGACCGGGTTTCAAGTCATGCGTGGCGATGTGCAGGAACCAGTCACCGCGCTCGTCTGGCGATGGTTTCGCGTGGCGCTCATCACCGGGCTGACGTTGAACGGGCCGCAGTATCGGAGTCTCGTAAAGGACGGATTGGACGGGATTCAAGAGGCCTTTGCCTCCGCCTTCGGCGGAGTCCTCTCGATGGGAGGGACCATCGACCAGATGGCGGACCCCTTCACGACGCTCATGGAAACCCTGTTCACCGAAGCGAGTTCTGGATTGGTCCCGCAATTCTCACTTTTCATCGCGGGAGCAATCTGCGCCACGGCGTCGATCGTGATGGCCTTCGTCGCGATGGGACTCTTTCTCGTCGCGAAGGTGAGCCTCGCCCTGCTGCTCGCAGTCGGGCCGGCCTTCATCTTCTGTGCGATGTTTCCCGTGACACAGCGCTATGCGGAGAACTGGCTATCCAGCGCGCTGGTCGCCGTCTTCACCAATGTCCTCATCATGGCGGTCATCACGTTTCTCGCCAGCCTTCTACGAAATGCCTGTCTGCATGTGCTAAGTGCCTACTCCGCATCTTCGATCCTGGCAGATGTCGTCGGCCTGCTGTTTCTCTCCATCACCGCCGCCTATATCTTGCTCCATGTTGCGTCCCTGGGAGCGAGTTTGGCCGGAGGCCTCTCGCTGGGGAACCCCGGTGGGGATGCCACCAGGAGTGGGATGATGCTTTTGCATAGCGTCACGTCCGGTCTGAGTCGGTTAGTCCCGTTGGCCCTGTCCTCCACCGGCGGGTCTTTGAGTGGACCGCGAACCGGGGCGGCCCGCCTGCTGAGCGCGCTGCCTGCCGGGAATCCCCAGCCAGGGAGTGACCTCTATCAACGGGCCTCAATGGAGCGGTTACGCAATAGCGTCTCGCGAAAGGAGTAA
- a CDS encoding type IV secretion system protein: MSRVKQTVIAIGLVLMVVVGPESKSQAGGIPVIDTANLVQSIVQALAWIQQFQQMQQQIFQADQQIHAIIGSRNMGSLMNNLTLAGVVPSDVNAVYHAIRSGGVQGLTAAAQIIRHNRMIYNCEGKTGDALRICQNMLNQTPQSQAYYANTYQMLLGRMQQIRALTTRINQTEDEKGILELNGRIAAEQAQVSNDTNRILTMKSMIEAEEKAAQQEQQERVLKMLAPGTSRTFDHITPWTP; the protein is encoded by the coding sequence ATGTCCCGCGTGAAACAAACAGTGATCGCGATTGGCTTGGTCCTGATGGTCGTCGTTGGTCCAGAGTCGAAATCCCAAGCCGGAGGGATTCCCGTCATCGACACGGCCAATCTCGTGCAATCCATCGTGCAAGCTCTCGCCTGGATCCAACAGTTCCAACAGATGCAGCAACAGATCTTCCAAGCCGACCAGCAAATTCACGCGATCATCGGCTCGCGCAATATGGGCAGTCTCATGAACAACCTCACCCTCGCCGGTGTCGTCCCCTCCGACGTCAACGCCGTGTACCACGCCATTCGGTCCGGCGGGGTGCAGGGCTTGACTGCGGCGGCCCAGATCATCCGTCACAACCGCATGATCTACAACTGTGAGGGCAAAACCGGTGATGCACTGCGCATCTGCCAGAACATGCTGAACCAAACGCCGCAAAGTCAGGCCTACTACGCGAACACCTATCAGATGTTGCTCGGACGGATGCAACAAATCCGGGCCTTGACGACCCGCATTAATCAGACCGAGGACGAAAAAGGGATTCTGGAACTCAATGGCCGGATCGCCGCCGAGCAAGCGCAGGTGAGCAACGACACGAATCGGATTCTGACGATGAAATCGATGATCGAGGCGGAAGAAAAAGCGGCACAACAGGAACAGCAGGAACGCGTCCTGAAGATGTTGGCCCCTGGCACGTCCCGGACCTTCGACCACATAACTCCCTGGACGCCCTAG
- a CDS encoding virB8 family protein → MTEKQTDPSVVNATDEPQFYDQGRDWDTDWRLRLEASERKAWWVAGTACALALILGIGIACLAPFKTTVPYIFAIDRATGNVELVSAADDRTVLGYQELLDKHWTQKYVIARESYSYRLLQADYDQVLAMSTDEIGRDYASLFDGVHARDKQLGTGIEWRVNVLSVTVQSDAIGPKATVRFEKQVKRTDTHSGEPPQYFIATVSYEYRHTMKGQEKDLIQNPLGYKVTGYRVDAEIGTITPPTSVLSMVEKK, encoded by the coding sequence ATGACGGAGAAACAGACGGACCCCTCAGTGGTGAACGCGACGGACGAACCGCAATTCTACGATCAGGGCCGCGACTGGGATACCGACTGGCGGCTGAGGCTCGAGGCGTCGGAACGAAAGGCCTGGTGGGTCGCGGGCACCGCCTGCGCCTTGGCGTTGATACTCGGAATTGGCATCGCCTGTCTCGCTCCCTTCAAGACCACCGTGCCCTACATCTTCGCGATCGATCGCGCCACCGGCAACGTGGAGCTGGTGAGCGCAGCGGATGATCGGACCGTGCTGGGCTACCAAGAATTGCTCGATAAACATTGGACGCAGAAATACGTGATCGCACGAGAGTCCTACTCATATCGACTGCTCCAAGCGGACTATGACCAGGTCTTGGCGATGAGTACGGATGAAATCGGTCGCGACTACGCGAGCCTCTTTGACGGCGTGCACGCCCGCGATAAGCAGTTGGGGACCGGCATCGAATGGCGCGTGAACGTGTTGAGCGTGACCGTTCAGAGCGATGCGATTGGACCGAAGGCCACGGTGCGGTTCGAGAAGCAGGTGAAGCGGACCGACACGCACAGCGGTGAACCGCCGCAGTATTTCATCGCGACGGTTTCCTACGAGTACCGCCACACGATGAAGGGCCAGGAAAAGGATCTGATCCAGAACCCGCTCGGCTACAAAGTGACGGGCTATCGGGTGGACGCGGAAATCGGGACGATCACGCCACCGACCTCGGTCCTGTCGATGGTCGAGAAGAAATAG
- a CDS encoding TrbG/VirB9 family P-type conjugative transfer protein produces the protein MNGRKKHRGAITGWLIAVLLCSGASSDAAEVPEPGDRDQRVRYVTYQKDEVTKVTVRRGVVTRIVLGDDERIVIAGSGFLADCAKPEAEWCIRADVGTNQVWVKPRDQATHNNLEIRTDKRDYSLEFTVVGGDRIGRKQQAGQGKRGTDEPMYRVIFRHPLVPSNPAAITAMQASVHRAKQMRDKADLLTERLNSFVPEPRNWSYSMEVLPGGEDISPTLVFDDGRFTYFLFPPNREIPAIFYFSPLGEETRINFHMEKDLAVVQRMGRRFVLRLGDAVVGIWNDAYDKTGVPTIEGTTVSGITRTVR, from the coding sequence ATGAACGGCAGGAAGAAACACAGAGGGGCGATCACCGGATGGCTCATCGCCGTCCTCCTCTGCTCAGGAGCCTCATCGGACGCGGCGGAAGTCCCGGAGCCGGGCGACAGAGATCAACGAGTCCGTTACGTGACCTATCAGAAGGATGAAGTGACCAAAGTCACAGTCCGCCGTGGTGTCGTCACGCGCATTGTGCTGGGAGACGACGAACGCATCGTCATCGCCGGCAGCGGCTTTCTCGCGGACTGTGCGAAGCCGGAAGCGGAATGGTGCATCAGGGCTGATGTCGGGACCAATCAGGTCTGGGTGAAACCCAGGGACCAGGCGACGCATAACAATCTGGAGATCCGCACGGACAAGCGGGACTACAGCCTGGAGTTCACCGTCGTGGGAGGCGATCGCATCGGACGAAAACAGCAGGCCGGGCAGGGAAAGCGCGGAACAGATGAGCCGATGTACCGTGTGATCTTCCGGCATCCACTGGTCCCGTCAAACCCTGCAGCCATCACGGCGATGCAAGCCTCGGTCCATCGCGCAAAACAAATGCGCGACAAGGCCGACCTCCTCACCGAGCGGCTGAATTCGTTTGTCCCCGAACCGCGCAATTGGTCCTATTCGATGGAGGTGCTTCCGGGCGGCGAAGACATTTCTCCAACCCTCGTGTTCGATGACGGCCGCTTCACCTATTTTCTGTTCCCGCCCAATCGCGAGATCCCCGCCATCTTCTACTTCTCGCCGTTGGGTGAAGAAACCCGCATCAATTTCCACATGGAGAAGGACCTCGCCGTCGTGCAGCGGATGGGGCGTCGGTTTGTGTTGCGCTTGGGCGATGCCGTGGTCGGCATCTGGAATGACGCTTACGACAAGACCGGGGTGCCCACCATCGAGGGGACCACCGTCTCGGGAATCACCAGGACCGTTCGCTGA
- the virB10 gene encoding type IV secretion system protein VirB10, with translation MEQPQESNKRTEQKPPIVDGIVSVNHQASGRNETAARVAFLVVMAIVVVVGLVFAANTLHAKRKAEATQEERASKVENKPAQVGLRRVFETDLDPLTPQHTTAIVRSSSQSADHARRSPIDRGIDDGSQSLGLAPDQTPGNPSLTRRASSRFGGEVLVTNSPASDNPRTQQVGTGPDAAISLVRELLNGARQPDAGSGSLLGGPAMPVSTGTDTGSSTPQSVGYMGGPSGLSVGVTSVGLAAPPGPAASGAGPIGGLLTPSDTPKVQAGLLGDRNLILPKGRTIDCALTVRVINEVAGMATCVLNSDVYSDNSRVVLLERGSEAVGEYAATMAQGQRRLFLLWTRVKTPMGVVINLNSPAADALGTSGLVGYVDNHWWDRLGAAFLLSLVQDGIGLATATQAGGGGAQSLGIYQHSATTGNRMAELILQSTINIKPTLYKNQGDRGTIFVARDLDFSTVYELHPH, from the coding sequence ATGGAACAACCACAAGAGTCGAACAAGCGAACTGAGCAGAAACCTCCCATCGTCGATGGGATTGTGTCGGTCAACCACCAGGCTAGTGGCAGGAATGAGACAGCGGCGCGTGTGGCGTTTCTTGTCGTGATGGCCATTGTGGTCGTCGTGGGACTCGTCTTTGCAGCTAATACGTTGCACGCGAAGCGGAAGGCGGAAGCCACGCAAGAGGAACGGGCATCGAAGGTGGAGAACAAACCAGCCCAGGTCGGACTCAGGCGGGTCTTCGAGACCGACCTCGATCCTCTGACACCTCAACACACCACCGCAATCGTGCGGTCGAGCAGCCAGTCCGCTGACCATGCGAGGCGATCGCCCATCGACAGAGGAATCGATGACGGAAGCCAATCACTGGGACTGGCTCCTGACCAGACACCAGGCAACCCATCACTCACCAGACGTGCTTCCAGTCGGTTCGGTGGAGAAGTCCTTGTAACGAACTCCCCTGCTTCGGACAATCCCCGGACTCAACAAGTAGGAACCGGACCAGACGCGGCCATCTCCTTGGTCCGCGAGCTCCTCAACGGCGCAAGACAGCCGGACGCGGGGTCAGGGAGCCTGCTGGGCGGACCAGCGATGCCGGTCAGCACGGGGACAGACACAGGAAGCTCGACGCCCCAGTCGGTCGGGTACATGGGCGGACCCAGCGGCCTGTCGGTTGGCGTGACGAGCGTCGGTCTCGCGGCGCCACCCGGTCCTGCGGCCAGCGGAGCCGGTCCCATCGGTGGGCTCCTGACGCCATCGGATACCCCAAAAGTCCAAGCCGGTCTCTTGGGTGATCGAAATCTCATCTTGCCAAAAGGCAGAACGATCGACTGCGCCTTGACCGTGCGGGTGATCAATGAAGTCGCCGGCATGGCGACCTGTGTCTTGAACAGCGATGTCTACAGCGACAACAGCCGCGTGGTGCTCCTCGAACGAGGATCGGAAGCGGTCGGCGAATATGCAGCGACCATGGCGCAGGGCCAGCGCCGCCTCTTTCTCCTCTGGACTAGAGTCAAAACTCCAATGGGTGTCGTGATCAATCTGAATTCACCGGCCGCTGATGCCCTCGGCACTTCTGGGTTGGTCGGCTACGTGGACAACCATTGGTGGGACCGGCTGGGCGCGGCCTTTCTCCTCTCACTCGTGCAGGACGGGATCGGCTTGGCCACCGCAACGCAGGCTGGTGGCGGGGGCGCGCAGAGTCTGGGGATCTATCAACATTCCGCCACGACGGGAAACCGCATGGCCGAACTCATTCTTCAATCGACCATCAACATCAAACCCACGCTCTACAAGAACCAGGGCGACCGCGGGACCATCTTCGTCGCGCGGGATCTGGATTTCAGCACTGTCTATGAACTGCATCCCCACTGA
- the virB11 gene encoding P-type DNA transfer ATPase VirB11 — translation MNCIPTDLLAHDTMVRELLRPLLRYLALPGATEIVVNRPQEVYIEVGAAWQHHRSPDLTLDRLTALATAIATATEQEIGSHHPILSAMLPDGERVQIVLPPAVELGTISISIRRPSAWIKTLEEYETEGAFSRYDWAKAATLDRRVSDLDPIERQLVQDLTHRQLGQFIRAAVLAKKNIAVVGDTGSGKTTLMKSICQAIPKQERLITIEDVRELLLPQHGNRVHLLYAKGGSGAATITPSELIASTLRMKPDRVLLAELRGGEAFDFLKLLTTGHSGSITSYHAESCALAAERYVFMCKEHEQAATYDVPTLKRLVALTIDVILHVVAQNIDDEEGRPIRKDRYVAEVHYDPIAKLVARFGEATLVRA, via the coding sequence ATGAACTGCATCCCCACTGATCTTCTGGCGCACGACACGATGGTGCGCGAGCTGTTACGACCCTTGCTTCGGTACCTCGCGCTCCCAGGCGCGACCGAGATCGTCGTCAATCGGCCACAGGAAGTCTATATCGAGGTCGGCGCAGCCTGGCAGCATCATCGCTCACCGGACCTGACCCTGGATCGACTCACTGCCCTCGCCACGGCCATCGCGACAGCGACCGAGCAAGAGATCGGATCGCACCACCCGATTTTGTCCGCCATGTTGCCCGATGGGGAACGGGTGCAAATCGTGCTGCCACCGGCAGTGGAACTGGGAACCATCTCCATCTCAATCCGGCGCCCCAGCGCATGGATCAAGACACTGGAGGAATATGAAACAGAGGGAGCCTTCAGCCGCTACGACTGGGCCAAGGCGGCGACGCTGGATCGTCGCGTTTCCGACCTCGATCCCATCGAGCGACAGCTCGTGCAGGATCTGACTCATCGTCAATTGGGTCAGTTCATTCGGGCGGCGGTGCTGGCGAAGAAGAACATTGCCGTCGTGGGGGACACAGGCTCCGGTAAAACCACGCTGATGAAATCGATCTGTCAGGCGATCCCCAAACAGGAACGGCTGATCACCATCGAAGATGTGCGCGAACTGTTGCTTCCCCAGCATGGCAACCGGGTGCATCTCCTCTACGCCAAAGGAGGATCGGGAGCGGCAACCATCACACCGTCTGAGTTGATTGCCTCTACGCTCCGCATGAAGCCGGACCGGGTGCTCCTCGCCGAGTTGCGCGGCGGAGAAGCGTTCGACTTCCTCAAACTCCTCACCACCGGTCACAGTGGATCGATTACCTCCTACCACGCGGAATCCTGTGCTCTTGCGGCCGAACGCTATGTCTTTATGTGCAAAGAGCACGAACAGGCCGCGACCTACGATGTGCCGACCCTGAAGCGCCTGGTGGCCTTGACCATCGACGTGATCCTCCATGTGGTGGCTCAGAATATCGACGACGAGGAAGGACGGCCCATCAGAAAAGATCGCTACGTGGCGGAAGTCCATTATGACCCGATCGCGAAACTCGTGGCGCGATTTGGAGAAGCCACCCTGGTGAGGGCGTAG
- a CDS encoding type IV secretory system conjugative DNA transfer family protein, which translates to MSRKSMRIAMALLLYLPLGLCGADALAGAVFTLANKQMPEAFSLSSWPDSWRAYRDDPIQRKRLQFSAAVGGFVGFGLPALLLVSLTNRKKPLHGEARFASHDEIQRAGLYGERGVIVGKVGRRYLVYGGQEFVLLAAPTRSGKGVSIVLPNLLHYDESVVVLDIKMENFAYTSKFRQAHGHHVYLFNPFSADGQTHRWNPLDAVDRDPNRRVGEIQAIGQVLYPTEQIKDAFWNESARNLYLGLTLSIMETPSLPCSLGEVLRQASGKGQPIKDYLQDLIATRAKSDAPLSDDCTAALHRFCATSENTMASILATLTAPLTIFSNPIVDAATSATDFDLKQMRAQRMSIYVGIPANRLSDAALLVNLFFSQLIHYNTVDLPATNPRLRHQCLVILDEFPALGRVNILAKAVGFMAGYNLRLLPIIQSLSQLESVYGEKDARTFVTNHACQILFAPREQRDAQHYSQMLGTYTAEAISTGTSRPLAWGSGKQASSSSTHSEQARSLLLPQELKELGDQRAIINLMHTKPILCDKARFYAEPVFIDRLKRISPFLASVGKRMPTQTELEEAAFVRRELSVEIPRLDLDLHRAKVERRVRPIQPDEPMDLSKLAMDLTTLPPVLAHDTPTPEEVNNLVDAFVAQLQWTDKVDDDISEKMSSVREEGRAQRTERNVDRSLVDRDREERDI; encoded by the coding sequence ATGTCACGCAAAAGCATGCGGATCGCGATGGCCTTGTTGCTCTATCTTCCGCTTGGGCTCTGCGGAGCCGATGCCCTCGCCGGCGCCGTCTTCACGCTCGCCAACAAGCAGATGCCCGAAGCCTTCTCCCTGAGCAGCTGGCCCGACTCCTGGCGAGCCTATCGAGACGATCCGATTCAGCGGAAGCGACTGCAATTCTCCGCCGCAGTCGGCGGATTCGTCGGATTCGGTCTCCCGGCGCTACTGCTGGTGTCCCTGACCAACCGGAAGAAACCGCTCCATGGCGAGGCGCGATTTGCGTCTCATGATGAGATTCAACGGGCTGGACTCTATGGAGAGCGTGGCGTCATCGTGGGAAAAGTCGGGCGGCGGTACTTGGTCTATGGGGGCCAAGAATTCGTGTTGCTGGCGGCGCCGACCAGATCTGGCAAAGGCGTGAGCATCGTGCTCCCGAACCTCCTCCATTACGATGAGTCGGTCGTGGTGTTGGATATCAAAATGGAGAACTTCGCCTACACGTCGAAGTTCCGACAGGCGCACGGTCATCACGTCTACCTGTTCAATCCCTTTAGCGCGGACGGCCAGACCCATCGTTGGAACCCATTGGATGCGGTCGATCGGGACCCGAATCGCCGTGTAGGTGAGATCCAAGCCATCGGGCAGGTGCTCTATCCCACGGAGCAGATCAAAGACGCCTTTTGGAATGAGTCTGCCCGCAACCTCTACCTCGGCCTGACCCTCTCTATCATGGAGACTCCCTCCTTACCCTGCAGTCTCGGAGAAGTGCTCCGCCAGGCCTCCGGCAAGGGTCAGCCCATCAAGGACTATCTGCAAGACCTCATTGCCACCAGAGCCAAGAGTGACGCCCCGTTGAGCGACGACTGTACGGCGGCCCTACACCGGTTCTGCGCCACCAGCGAGAATACGATGGCGAGCATTCTCGCGACCCTGACCGCCCCACTCACCATCTTCAGTAATCCCATTGTCGATGCGGCGACGAGTGCGACGGATTTCGACCTGAAACAGATGCGCGCGCAGCGGATGTCGATCTATGTCGGCATCCCCGCCAATCGGCTCAGCGATGCGGCGCTGCTGGTCAACCTGTTCTTCTCCCAACTGATTCACTACAACACCGTCGACTTGCCCGCGACGAATCCCCGCTTGAGGCACCAGTGCCTCGTGATCCTGGATGAGTTCCCTGCCCTCGGGCGGGTCAATATTCTCGCCAAGGCCGTCGGCTTCATGGCCGGCTACAATCTACGTCTGCTCCCGATCATTCAGAGCCTCTCCCAGCTCGAATCGGTCTACGGGGAAAAGGACGCGCGCACCTTCGTCACGAACCATGCCTGCCAGATCCTCTTTGCGCCTCGCGAACAACGAGATGCGCAGCACTATTCCCAGATGTTGGGCACCTATACGGCCGAGGCGATCTCGACCGGCACGAGCCGACCCCTCGCCTGGGGAAGCGGTAAGCAGGCCTCATCCAGTTCCACCCACTCCGAACAAGCACGGTCTCTGCTGCTACCACAGGAATTGAAGGAACTGGGAGACCAGCGGGCGATCATCAACCTCATGCATACGAAGCCGATCCTCTGCGACAAGGCCCGCTTCTATGCCGAGCCGGTCTTCATCGATCGGTTGAAGCGCATCAGTCCGTTCCTTGCGTCGGTCGGGAAGCGGATGCCGACCCAAACGGAACTCGAAGAGGCGGCCTTTGTACGCCGAGAGCTGTCCGTGGAGATTCCCCGGCTCGATTTGGACCTCCATCGCGCGAAGGTCGAAAGACGAGTGCGTCCAATACAACCAGATGAGCCGATGGACCTGTCGAAGCTGGCAATGGACCTCACCACCCTCCCGCCGGTCCTGGCGCACGACACACCGACGCCTGAAGAAGTGAACAATCTGGTCGATGCCTTTGTCGCCCAGCTGCAATGGACCGACAAGGTCGATGACGACATCTCAGAGAAGATGAGTTCCGTGAGGGAAGAAGGAAGAGCCCAGAGAACAGAGAGGAACGTTGATCGATCCTTGGTGGATCGAGACAGAGAAGAGAGGGACATATGA